In Bacteroidota bacterium, one DNA window encodes the following:
- a CDS encoding tyrosine-type recombinase/integrase translates to MRYTFNLKSPKSNKETLIMFSSFFKNEGKKFVYSTGEKIHPEEWDFKLRQPNNTTGRSTQADNHRTIKRQLDRFGDLFIKIVNKYKDVDEEITIELVKEEINKSLKKVESNANNFFAVYDKFIKHKEEDKSDASNSITTIRRYKYNKTLLEQFEKHSKSTLHFSKINNNFYNSFLDYCITQKGHSANTLRRNIGLLKTFLNWALENKFTYKIDFKKFKTPKGQVTDEIALTFDQVKEVYEFDFSDNTKLERVRDLFVLGCSTGMRISNYSKIKSNDIVGGYIIVHDRKNTGKQLRVPLNDFSIEILEKYNYDLPVYSTQKFNEYIKDVFKAIGYDNTVKKTIRIGSEVIEKDYLFYKRISSHTARRSFITIMKNKKIPDKVIMEFTGHKSLEVFNKYYKPNDDDKKDFMKDVWKM, encoded by the coding sequence ATGCGATATACATTCAATTTAAAGAGTCCTAAATCAAATAAAGAAACACTGATAATGTTTTCTTCTTTTTTCAAAAATGAAGGCAAGAAATTTGTTTATTCTACAGGTGAGAAGATTCATCCTGAAGAATGGGATTTTAAACTTCGTCAGCCAAATAATACTACAGGGAGATCCACTCAAGCAGACAATCATAGAACCATAAAGAGGCAACTCGACCGCTTTGGAGACTTATTCATCAAAATTGTAAACAAATATAAAGATGTTGATGAGGAAATTACGATTGAACTTGTGAAGGAAGAAATAAACAAGTCATTAAAGAAAGTAGAATCTAACGCAAACAACTTTTTTGCTGTATATGATAAGTTTATAAAACATAAGGAAGAAGATAAATCAGATGCTTCAAATTCCATAACTACTATTAGACGGTACAAGTACAATAAAACACTTTTAGAGCAATTTGAGAAGCACTCTAAATCAACATTACATTTCAGTAAGATAAACAACAATTTTTATAACTCATTTTTAGATTACTGCATCACACAAAAAGGTCACTCTGCAAATACGTTACGAAGAAATATAGGCTTACTGAAAACCTTCCTAAATTGGGCACTTGAAAATAAGTTTACGTATAAAATTGACTTCAAGAAATTCAAAACTCCAAAAGGACAAGTGACTGATGAAATTGCGCTTACGTTTGACCAGGTTAAAGAAGTTTATGAATTTGATTTTTCTGATAATACCAAACTTGAACGTGTAAGAGATTTATTTGTCTTGGGCTGCTCTACCGGAATGAGAATAAGCAACTACTCAAAAATAAAGAGTAACGATATTGTAGGTGGATATATTATTGTGCATGACAGAAAGAATACCGGTAAACAATTGCGTGTTCCTTTAAATGATTTCTCCATAGAAATACTTGAAAAGTACAATTATGATTTACCTGTGTACTCTACTCAAAAGTTCAATGAGTATATTAAGGATGTGTTTAAAGCTATTGGCTATGATAATACAGTGAAGAAGACTATACGTATCGGTTCTGAAGTTATTGAAAAAGATTATCTGTTTTATAAGCGTATTTCATCTCATACTGCTCGCAGAAGTTTTATTACTATTATGAAGAATAAGAAGATTCCTGATAAGGTAATAATGGAGTTTACCGGACATAAGAGTTTGGAGGTTTTTAATAAGTATTATAAGCCTAATGATGATGATAAAAAGGATTTTATGAAGGATGTTTGGAAGATGTAA